The Niastella koreensis GR20-10 genome includes a window with the following:
- a CDS encoding YifB family Mg chelatase-like AAA ATPase produces MLVKTYGSAVYGVEAITITVEVNVMPGNIHYYIVGLPDNAVKESLQRVESAIKTIGYQMPRTKLVINLAPADIKKSGSSFDLAIAIGILAANNQLKDPQRLKDYVIMGELNLDGTVHPIKGALPIAITARQEGFKGLIVPKQNCREAGMVNALPVYGVEHLTELIKFLNDELSIEPVAINTREEFFEAQEDFEYDFCEVKGQENIKRALEITAAGGHNAILIGPPGSGKTMLAKRLSTILPPLSLKEALETTKIHSVAGKLPAHATLIAKRPFRSPHHTISDVALVGGGSLPQPGEISLAHNGVLFLDELPEFKRSVLEVMRQPLEERRVSISRARVVIDFPASFMLISAMNPCPCGFYNHPEKECTCAPGIVHKYLNKISGPLLDRIDLHVEVTPVPFNDLSRPRPAEPSSAIRARVIEARAIQTQRFKNNAGIYCNAQITSKLLKEVCTPDAAALNLLKAAMVKLNLSARAYDRILKVSRTVADLAGSEAILTEHVAEAITYRNLDRDSWGG; encoded by the coding sequence ATGCTTGTCAAAACGTATGGAAGTGCCGTATATGGCGTGGAAGCTATAACCATTACGGTAGAAGTAAATGTAATGCCGGGCAACATCCATTACTACATTGTAGGGTTGCCCGATAATGCGGTAAAAGAAAGTCTGCAACGGGTAGAAAGCGCTATCAAGACCATTGGCTATCAAATGCCCCGCACCAAACTGGTGATTAACCTGGCGCCGGCCGATATAAAGAAAAGCGGCTCCTCCTTCGACCTCGCCATCGCCATTGGCATACTCGCCGCCAATAATCAGTTGAAAGATCCCCAGCGATTAAAAGATTATGTAATTATGGGTGAGCTTAACCTCGATGGAACGGTTCATCCCATAAAAGGCGCCCTGCCAATTGCCATTACCGCCCGCCAAGAAGGCTTTAAAGGACTGATAGTTCCCAAACAAAATTGTCGCGAAGCAGGCATGGTGAACGCATTGCCGGTATACGGTGTTGAACACCTTACCGAACTGATAAAGTTCCTGAACGATGAATTAAGCATAGAACCGGTAGCCATCAATACAAGGGAAGAATTTTTTGAAGCCCAGGAAGATTTTGAATATGATTTCTGTGAAGTAAAGGGACAGGAAAACATCAAGCGAGCGCTTGAGATAACAGCCGCGGGAGGTCACAACGCCATTCTTATTGGGCCGCCGGGATCCGGTAAAACCATGCTGGCTAAACGGTTGTCAACCATTCTGCCGCCCCTGTCGTTAAAAGAAGCATTGGAAACTACCAAAATACATTCCGTAGCAGGCAAGCTTCCGGCGCATGCAACGCTGATAGCGAAAAGACCGTTCCGCTCCCCCCATCATACCATCAGTGATGTGGCGCTGGTAGGTGGCGGTAGTTTACCCCAGCCCGGCGAAATTTCGCTGGCGCATAACGGTGTTTTGTTCCTCGACGAACTGCCCGAATTTAAACGAAGTGTGCTGGAAGTGATGCGGCAGCCATTGGAAGAACGGCGGGTAAGTATAAGCCGGGCCCGGGTAGTTATTGATTTTCCGGCCAGTTTTATGTTGATCTCGGCCATGAACCCCTGCCCCTGCGGTTTTTATAACCATCCCGAAAAAGAATGTACCTGTGCACCTGGCATCGTTCATAAATACCTGAATAAAATCTCGGGGCCCTTACTCGATCGTATCGATCTGCATGTAGAAGTAACACCAGTACCCTTCAACGATCTGAGCAGGCCCCGGCCGGCAGAACCTTCATCGGCCATCAGGGCAAGGGTGATAGAAGCCCGGGCCATACAAACACAGCGTTTTAAAAATAACGCCGGCATTTATTGCAATGCACAAATAACCAGTAAGTTGTTAAAAGAAGTATGTACGCCTGATGCTGCGGCATTAAACCTGTTGAAAGCGGCCATGGTAAAGCTCAATTTATCGGCGCGGGCGTATGATCGTATTTTAAAAGTGAGTCGTACAGTTGCCGATCTGGCGGGAAGTGAAGCTATTTTAACCGAACACGTGGCGGAAGCTATAACCTACAGGAATCTTGACAGAGATAGTTGGGGCGGGTGA